A stretch of the Aegilops tauschii subsp. strangulata cultivar AL8/78 chromosome 4, Aet v6.0, whole genome shotgun sequence genome encodes the following:
- the LOC109774440 gene encoding cyclin-D5-2 has translation MEAEDYAAGCCFSLMCQEDGADLGDGLADDDAGKLLLMYSAGDDNDVEEEDEEGYLDHLVSKESSFCSADPSPSMASEDWFQCARRDTVRWILETRGHFGFSHRTAYVAIAYFDRFSLRRCVDRSVMPWAARLLAIACVSLAAKMDECQAPALSEFRADDDYDFSCDSIGRMEMLVLSTLDWRMGAVTPFDYLPCLSSRVRRFNGAGRGGGGGLIAVKAAALIFSAAEAASVLDYRPSTVAAVAILAATHGALTREPLESKISSLSPTCLLEKEDVYACYTMMLRDPSSPSKTAKRSASDRGDADSTYARLDAASFSVAAAMNNNKRVRLELPAVHR, from the exons ATGGAAGCCGAGGACTACGCGGCCGGGTGCTGCTTCTCCCTCATGTGCCAAGAGGACGGCGCCGACCTCGGCGACGGCCTCGCCGACGACGACGCCGGCAAGCTGCTGTTGATGTACAGTGCCGGCGACGACAACGAcgtcgaggaggaagacgaggaggGGTACTTGGACCACCTGGTGTCCAAGGAGAGCAGCTTCTGCTCCGCCGATCCGTCCCCTTCCATGGCGTCCGAGGACTGGTTCCAGTGCGCGCGGCGCGACACCGTCCGGTGGATCCTTGAG ACGCGCGGGCACTTCGGGTTCTCCCACCGCACGGCGTACGTGGCGATTGCCTACTTTGACCGCTTCTCCCTCCGGCGATGCGTCGAC AGGTCGGTGATGCCGTGGGCGGCGCGGCTGCTGGCCATCGCGTGCGTGTCGCTGGCGGCGAAGATGGATGAGTGCCAGGCGCCGGCGCTGTCGGAGTTCCGCGCCGACGACGACTACGATTTCAGCTGCGACTCCATCGGCCGCATGGAGATGCTCGTGCTCTCCACGCTCGACTGGCGGATGGGCGCGGTCACGCCCTTCGACTACCTCCCCTGCCTCTCCTCTAGGGTCCGGCGATTCAACGGCGCCGgccgcggcggtggcggcggcctcATCGCCGTCAAGGCCGCCGCCCTCATCTTCTCCGCCGCCGAAG CGGCGAGCGTGCTCGACTACCGGCCGTCCACCGTGGCCGCCGTCGCTATCTTGGCGGCCACCCACGGCGCGCTCACGAGGGAGCCACTGGAATCAAAGATCAGCAGCCTCTCCCCGACCTGCCTCCTCGAGAAG GAGGATGTATATGCCTGCTACACCATGATGCTGCGCGATCCGTCGTCGCCGAGCAAGACGGCCAAGAGATCGGCGTCCGACCGGGGCGAcgccgacagtacatacgcacgCCTGGACGCCGCCTCCTTCTCCGTCGCGGCGGCGATGAACAACAACAAGAGGGTGAGGCTGGAGCTGCCGGCCGTCCACCGGTGA